From Harpia harpyja isolate bHarHar1 chromosome 19, bHarHar1 primary haplotype, whole genome shotgun sequence, one genomic window encodes:
- the LOC128154238 gene encoding zinc finger CCCH domain-containing protein 11A-like has product MSKQGDDCYFYFYSTCNKGDSCSFRHCEAALGNERVCRLWREGRCFRTSCRFRHMEVEKKRSEIPCYWENQPAGCQKSNCAFRHTKGRYVDGRFFPPSKTTLPSPPESAEDAVKMAQASLQQNKLSVQSNPSPPLRGVMKAENSEKVPSPTHPPVVINAADDDEDGYFLLPEDQLSEEGGETKTAVQQPATEAPSGSRIISTRKCSANTKQEDNLNFGIKTVKEIKLKKLKEKTKNQGEGPSGVSVPPLQSRAVPVPEKEIVRTVVRTVTLSTKQGEEPVIQLNLGERMGKRKASTAGKSVLPLKRNLADRLGKKTEVLDSADKAAKRVQVPRSLKERLGLRKVCLKPLDGKATFPTKQPLKRKAAESHPSAVAAVKPLSATGGDGKEPSAKKAAVAIVPALPEDSLLSVRGREEPQASPVLHLGSQADSVAQSEVTSSTSASSQVAVKTHQLSSTGAWEAPFSVEDDFEKFLWEISGGKQEDEMDVDPENDEDDFFMEIGELIDG; this is encoded by the exons atgtctaagcaaggagacgactgctacttctatttctattccacctgtaacaag ggagacagctgttccttccgccactgtgaggctgctctgggcaatgagagagtgtgcaggctgtggcgggagggtcgctgtttcaggactagctgcaggttcagacacatggaagtcgaa aaaaaacgcagtgagattccttgctactgggagaatcaaccagctggctgtcaaaaatccaactgtgcgttccgtcacacgaaaggacgttatgtcgacggacgcttcttcccgccaagcaaaa ctacacttccaagtccccctgagtctgcagaagatgctgtgaaaatggctcaggcgtcactgcagcaaaacaaactttctgtccagtcaaatccctctccgccgctgaggggggtgatgaaagcggaaaactctgaaaaggtcccaagtcctacgcatcctccagttgtaatcaatgctgcagatgatgatgaagatgggtactttttacttcctgaag accagctttctgaagaaggaggtgaaactaaaacagctgtccagcaaccggcaacagaagcccctagtggatcgcggataatttccactaggaaatgcagcgctaatacaaagcaag aggacaatttaaattttggaataaaaacagttaaagaaatcaaattgaagaaactaaaggaaaaaacaaaaaaccaaggtg AAGGTCCTTCAGGAGTTTCTGTTCCTCCGCTCCAATCTCGGGCTGTTCCTgtgccagaaaaggaaattgtacgGACGGTAGTGAGAACTGTGACTCTGTCTACAAAGCAAG gggaggagcctgtgattcaactgaaccttggcgagaggatgggaaaacggaaagcctccacag ctggtaaaagtgtccttccgctaaagcgcaaccttgctgacaggctggggaagaagacagaggttctggatagtgctgacaaagcagcaaagagag ttcaagtccccaggtctctgaaggagaggctaggactg cggaaggtgtgcctgaagcctttggatgggaaagccaccttccccacaaagcagccactgaaacgtaaggcagccgagagtcatccctctgccgtggcggctgtgaagccattgagtgccactggtggcgacgggaaggagccttcagctaaaaaagcagctgtg gccattgttccggctttgccagaggacagcctcctctccgtACGTGGGAGAGAagaaccccaagccag tcctgtactgcaccttggaagccaggcagactctgtggcacagtcagaggtcacaagctcgacctcagcttcctcacaagtagcggtaaagacacaccagctgagctccacaggggcctgggaagcccccttctctgtagaagacgactttgagaagtttctttgggaaatctcaggaggcaaacaggAAGACGAAATGGATGTGGACCCAGAGAATGATGAGGATGACTTCTTCATGGAAATTGGTGAACTGATTGatggctga